One window of Chamaesiphon minutus PCC 6605 genomic DNA carries:
- the nadC gene encoding carboxylating nicotinate-nucleotide diphosphorylase, whose amino-acid sequence MAPTLPPWIVLDAHLRQWLQEDIGRGDRSTQGLPNVDRVSTATWIAKETGLIAALPIAKRVFELLNPQAKFEPLIAEGAACKLGQPIAEVTANLATLLMGERTALNLTMRLSGIATATHKYVECIADLPTQLVDTRKTTPGLRLLEKYATTVGGGVNHRVGLDDAVMIKDNHIAAAGGINVAIDSIRRAMPYPLTIEVETESLEQVTEAIESQADIIMLDNMSPELMRQAVAMIRSANPRIKIEASGNITLTTIRQVAETGVDYISTSAPITRSHWLDLSMRIVKFPS is encoded by the coding sequence ATGGCTCCAACTCTTCCCCCCTGGATCGTCCTCGATGCTCATTTACGTCAATGGCTGCAAGAAGATATCGGTAGAGGCGATCGCAGTACGCAAGGTTTGCCCAATGTCGATCGGGTAAGTACTGCTACCTGGATTGCCAAGGAAACGGGTCTAATTGCCGCACTGCCCATTGCCAAACGAGTTTTTGAACTTTTAAACCCTCAAGCCAAATTCGAGCCGTTAATTGCCGAAGGAGCCGCTTGTAAGTTGGGACAACCGATCGCCGAAGTTACTGCCAATCTGGCTACTTTGCTCATGGGCGAACGGACGGCTTTGAATTTGACGATGCGACTGAGCGGCATCGCTACGGCTACTCATAAATATGTCGAATGTATTGCCGATCTACCGACTCAATTGGTCGATACTCGCAAAACCACGCCTGGTTTGCGCCTGTTGGAAAAATATGCGACAACCGTCGGCGGCGGCGTCAATCACCGCGTGGGATTGGATGATGCCGTGATGATCAAGGACAATCATATCGCAGCGGCGGGCGGCATTAATGTGGCGATCGACAGCATCCGTCGAGCCATGCCATACCCACTGACGATTGAAGTCGAAACCGAATCGTTAGAACAAGTCACCGAAGCGATCGAGTCTCAGGCAGATATTATCATGCTCGATAATATGTCCCCAGAGCTGATGCGTCAAGCAGTGGCAATGATTCGATCGGCCAACCCCCGCATTAAAATCGAAGCATCGGGAAATATTACCCTCACCACCATTCGCCAAGTCGCCGAGACTGGCGTAGACTATATCTCCACCAGCGCGCCGATTACTCGATCTCACTGGCTGGATTTGAGTATGCGAATAGTTAAGTTTCCCAGCTAA
- a CDS encoding zinc-dependent alcohol dehydrogenase — MIAALLYGREDLRLETIDPPSPAEGEVTIEIAAATTCGTDLKVWRRGGHAKMLDLPTRFGHEGAGKIIAVGRGVTDWRVGDRVVANNSAPCMSCFFCQHREYSLCPNLTWNNGTFAEYINIPAPIVRHNLLHIPADLDADLAAMTEPLACVLHGVARSNFTPDSRVVVIGDGAIGLMFVAVMASQCQSVWLFGGSDRRLAVGEELGADRIWNYRQCDIPSTVKDLTQGWGADIIIEATGVPSVWETAIACGRPGATINLFGGCPKDTTISVNTDLLHYSELTLKGVFHNTPHHVRAALTMLASKQIPFELLISDRRPLKDLAQTFEDMRNREVIKVAMIPH, encoded by the coding sequence GTGATAGCAGCCCTCCTTTACGGTCGCGAAGATCTCCGCCTCGAAACCATCGATCCGCCCTCGCCTGCCGAAGGTGAAGTGACGATCGAGATTGCCGCTGCGACTACTTGCGGGACGGATCTTAAAGTCTGGCGGCGCGGCGGACATGCCAAAATGCTCGATTTGCCAACTCGATTCGGACATGAAGGGGCGGGTAAAATTATCGCCGTCGGTCGCGGTGTCACGGATTGGCGCGTTGGCGATCGGGTAGTGGCTAACAATTCAGCTCCATGCATGAGTTGCTTTTTTTGTCAACATCGAGAGTATTCGCTCTGTCCGAATTTAACTTGGAATAACGGGACTTTTGCCGAATATATTAATATTCCCGCCCCGATCGTCCGTCACAATCTACTGCATATCCCCGCCGATCTCGATGCCGATTTAGCGGCGATGACCGAACCATTGGCTTGTGTTTTGCATGGGGTCGCGCGCAGCAATTTTACCCCCGATTCTAGAGTAGTCGTCATTGGCGATGGGGCGATCGGGTTGATGTTCGTGGCGGTGATGGCGAGTCAATGTCAGTCGGTGTGGCTATTTGGCGGTAGCGATCGCCGTTTGGCGGTGGGCGAAGAGTTGGGAGCCGATCGGATTTGGAATTACCGTCAGTGTGACATTCCTAGCACTGTGAAGGATTTAACTCAGGGGTGGGGTGCTGATATCATTATCGAAGCCACTGGGGTACCGAGCGTGTGGGAAACTGCGATCGCTTGCGGGCGTCCGGGTGCGACGATTAATTTATTTGGCGGTTGTCCGAAAGATACGACGATTAGCGTTAATACCGATCTGCTCCACTACAGCGAACTCACGCTCAAAGGGGTGTTTCATAATACTCCCCACCACGTCCGCGCAGCTCTAACGATGCTCGCGAGCAAGCAGATCCCCTTTGAATTATTAATTAGCGATCGACGCCCCCTCAAGGATTTAGCCCAAACTTTTGAAGATATGAGGAATCGGGAAGTAATTAAGGTGGCAATGATTCCACATTAG
- the rfbD gene encoding dTDP-4-dehydrorhamnose reductase: MKEILILGQQGQVAWELQVTLATLGRVTVLGSQDLDLADPDRIRAKIAALQPQIIVNAAAYTAVDKAESEPELAMAINGTAPGILAELARKSQALLIHYSTEYVFDGRKTTPYLETDTPNPVSAYGASKLAGEQAITQVDCAHLILRTTWVYGNRGKNFLLTILRLAAERPELKIVADQVGAPTWSRSIAEATAQIIAQSHPDRSNLKGIYNLSAAGKTSWHGFATEIVSEYRSHYPDRHLAVENILAIPATDYPTPAQRPAYSILDNSKVLADFGVQLPDWNASLGQLFARWQ; encoded by the coding sequence ATGAAAGAAATTTTAATTCTCGGTCAACAGGGACAAGTTGCTTGGGAGCTGCAAGTGACGCTGGCGACATTAGGACGGGTGACGGTCTTAGGATCTCAAGATCTAGACTTAGCCGATCCCGATCGGATTAGAGCCAAGATCGCTGCCCTCCAACCGCAAATTATTGTCAATGCGGCAGCTTATACCGCCGTGGATAAGGCTGAAAGCGAGCCAGAATTAGCCATGGCGATTAATGGCACCGCGCCGGGGATTCTCGCCGAACTAGCCCGCAAATCTCAAGCTTTACTGATCCATTACTCGACAGAGTACGTCTTTGACGGTCGTAAAACTACTCCCTATCTAGAAACTGACACTCCAAATCCAGTCAGTGCCTATGGAGCTAGCAAACTTGCTGGAGAGCAGGCAATTACCCAAGTAGATTGCGCGCACCTGATTTTGCGGACGACATGGGTATATGGCAATCGGGGCAAAAATTTCTTACTGACGATTTTGCGACTAGCCGCCGAACGTCCCGAACTCAAAATCGTCGCCGATCAGGTAGGCGCGCCGACTTGGAGTAGATCGATCGCTGAAGCAACCGCCCAAATCATTGCCCAGTCTCATCCAGATCGATCGAATTTGAAGGGGATTTACAATCTCTCCGCAGCGGGTAAAACTAGTTGGCATGGGTTCGCGACTGAGATTGTCTCTGAGTATCGATCGCATTATCCCGATCGACATCTGGCTGTCGAAAATATTTTAGCGATTCCAGCTACCGATTATCCTACTCCCGCCCAACGTCCGGCTTATTCGATCTTAGATAACAGTAAGGTGTTGGCCGATTTTGGCGTCCAGTTACCAGATTGGAATGCTAGTTTGGGTCAGTTATTTGCCAGATGGCAATAA
- a CDS encoding SDR family oxidoreductase, whose amino-acid sequence MTKTVLITGASTGIGRATAQLFQQQGWNVVATMRSPEKSPELAELPNVLCLPLDVTQSETIHAAIDRAISQFGTIDVVINNAGYALIGAFEACEMADIRAQFETNVFGLMEVTRAILPHFRLRQQGVLVNVASVGGRMTFPIYSPYHATKWAVEGFSESLQYELRQFNIKVKIIEPGPIKTDFYSRSISVAKKAGLTVYDEYVNRILPKMDAAGSNGSPPEVTAQAIYRAATDGTGKLRYPAGGNASFLLGFRKLLPDAWFIGIMRRGIE is encoded by the coding sequence ATGACTAAAACAGTACTAATCACAGGTGCCTCGACTGGGATTGGACGAGCCACGGCACAACTATTTCAGCAGCAAGGTTGGAACGTAGTCGCCACCATGCGATCGCCCGAAAAATCGCCCGAACTAGCCGAGCTGCCAAATGTACTGTGCTTGCCGCTAGATGTGACTCAATCGGAAACGATTCATGCGGCGATCGATCGGGCAATCTCCCAATTTGGGACGATCGATGTTGTAATTAATAATGCTGGCTACGCACTGATCGGGGCGTTTGAAGCTTGCGAGATGGCTGATATTCGCGCTCAATTTGAGACGAATGTCTTTGGCTTAATGGAAGTCACGCGGGCGATCTTGCCGCACTTTCGGCTTCGTCAACAGGGCGTTTTAGTTAATGTGGCTTCAGTCGGCGGACGGATGACATTTCCGATTTATAGTCCCTACCATGCCACCAAATGGGCGGTAGAGGGTTTTTCCGAATCATTACAATACGAACTGCGACAGTTTAATATTAAAGTCAAAATTATCGAACCCGGCCCCATTAAAACCGATTTTTATAGTCGATCGATCTCAGTTGCCAAAAAAGCTGGATTGACTGTATACGATGAATATGTCAATCGAATTTTACCGAAAATGGATGCAGCGGGTAGCAACGGTTCGCCACCAGAAGTAACCGCCCAAGCCATCTATCGCGCTGCCACCGATGGTACCGGGAAGCTACGCTATCCGGCTGGCGGCAATGCTAGCTTCTTACTGGGCTTCCGCAAGCTCCTACCCGATGCGTGGTTTATAGGTATCATGCGACGCGGGATCGAGTAA
- a CDS encoding dual OB domain-containing protein, with the protein MSSTKRIICLSNSLKLTERCIAGIDIESGRWVRPICNRFPQDGRVPASIRIVEGREPELLDILEIPLNDTGNDFGFECENLTILDGEWKLWGKAKPSDLIKYCGSSSSILHNNLKYVNPSSLQSLNFNERRTLQLIETTNFSVTGSSVSGWRGTIRTKSGQSLNDAKITDPVFVEKLNQGHQPTGIYLVTVSLSMPFAPRPDWEGEHPCWKLIAGVIEL; encoded by the coding sequence ATGTCATCAACAAAAAGAATTATCTGTCTTTCTAATTCTTTAAAACTAACAGAAAGGTGTATTGCTGGAATTGATATTGAGTCAGGGCGATGGGTTCGCCCTATCTGTAATCGCTTTCCCCAAGATGGAAGAGTCCCAGCCTCAATTCGGATTGTTGAAGGAAGAGAACCAGAGCTACTAGATATTTTAGAAATTCCCCTTAATGATACTGGAAATGATTTTGGGTTTGAATGTGAAAACCTGACTATATTGGATGGTGAATGGAAATTATGGGGTAAGGCAAAACCAAGTGATTTAATTAAATATTGTGGAAGTTCTTCAAGTATTTTGCATAATAACTTGAAATATGTTAATCCTTCTTCTTTGCAGTCTTTGAATTTTAACGAACGTCGGACATTACAACTGATCGAGACTACTAATTTTTCTGTGACAGGAAGCTCTGTTAGTGGATGGCGAGGAACGATTAGAACTAAGAGTGGTCAAAGTTTAAATGATGCGAAAATTACCGATCCAGTGTTTGTTGAGAAGCTCAACCAAGGACATCAGCCAACAGGCATCTATTTAGTAACAGTAAGCCTTTCGATGCCTTTTGCCCCTCGTCCAGACTGGGAAGGTGAGCATCCATGCTGGAAATTAATTGCAGGAGTAATCGAACTATAA
- a CDS encoding glycosyltransferase family 4 protein encodes MNISSARSPLKILILSTPVGALGSGLGGGVELTIANLARELQSRGHEIEIIAPMGSDLGDLSIIQIPGELQITAQTQEQAASIVMPGDPVLANMWAKARAIQHDYDIIFNTAFDWLPFYLTPFFDRPIAHFVSMGSQIAAIDLAIERVAIDFPGTIGVCTRTQAETFSFADRCCVVGGSGVDPAIYEYCDTPEDTLAWLGRISPEKALEDAVAAAERTGMKLKIMGKIQDPDYWAQIQRDYPHAPIEYLGFLPTHELQQALRSCKGMLMTPRWVEAFGNVAIEALACGVPVIAYRRGGPAEIIADGKTGFLIEPDSVDALVRAIENLDEIDRSNCRHAAETVFSQSAWGTVMENWFVGVASRQEHRLVK; translated from the coding sequence TTGAATATCTCTTCTGCTCGATCCCCACTCAAAATTCTCATTCTCTCCACGCCAGTGGGTGCTTTAGGTTCTGGTTTAGGGGGAGGTGTAGAACTAACGATCGCCAATCTCGCTCGCGAACTGCAATCGCGCGGACATGAGATCGAGATTATCGCGCCCATGGGTTCTGATTTAGGCGATCTGTCGATTATTCAAATCCCTGGAGAACTCCAAATCACCGCTCAAACTCAGGAACAAGCGGCATCTATTGTCATGCCAGGAGATCCAGTGTTGGCGAATATGTGGGCAAAAGCCAGAGCGATCCAACACGATTATGACATTATTTTTAATACGGCTTTCGATTGGCTGCCATTTTATCTAACCCCGTTTTTCGATCGACCGATCGCGCATTTTGTCAGCATGGGTTCGCAAATCGCCGCGATCGATTTAGCGATCGAACGCGTGGCGATCGATTTCCCTGGGACGATCGGCGTATGTACGCGCACTCAAGCCGAGACTTTTAGCTTTGCAGATCGATGTTGTGTCGTCGGCGGAAGTGGGGTAGATCCGGCTATCTATGAGTACTGCGACACTCCTGAGGATACTCTGGCTTGGTTGGGCAGAATCTCGCCAGAAAAGGCTCTTGAAGATGCTGTCGCCGCCGCCGAGCGGACGGGGATGAAGCTCAAAATTATGGGCAAAATTCAAGATCCAGATTATTGGGCACAAATTCAACGCGATTATCCCCACGCGCCGATCGAATATCTGGGCTTTTTACCCACTCATGAGTTACAACAAGCTCTCCGATCGTGTAAAGGAATGTTAATGACACCTCGCTGGGTAGAAGCATTCGGAAATGTAGCAATCGAAGCTCTCGCCTGTGGCGTCCCAGTCATTGCTTATCGGCGTGGGGGGCCTGCCGAAATCATTGCAGATGGTAAAACGGGGTTTTTGATCGAACCAGACAGTGTAGATGCTTTAGTACGGGCGATTGAGAATTTGGATGAGATCGATCGATCCAACTGTCGTCATGCTGCCGAAACTGTCTTCTCACAATCGGCGTGGGGAACCGTGATGGAAAATTGGTTTGTTGGCGTAGCCTCTCGGCAGGAGCATCGATTGGTGAAGTAG